A single region of the Tigriopus californicus strain San Diego chromosome 8, Tcal_SD_v2.1, whole genome shotgun sequence genome encodes:
- the LOC131885695 gene encoding oxytocin receptor-like translates to MATTLLSSDIEAKMDKEPQENPYNSIPDSNGTKGSLDLNFTTDGGPDFSRDQDLATAEVVVQAVIFVLALVGNGLVLVALIRQLRRKPSSRMYRLMYHLSIADLLVAVLNVLPQLIWDITHRFHGPDILCRLVKFGQVMPIYLSSFILTLMAVDRVGVTKRHGSVEPKPLRPLIQGVWLVAILCALPQPFIFSIKDIDDKGIYDCWADFGGEKWLEKGYVVTFLFTVFFLPFIVITSSYCIVTYRIWSYSRATQGSKGSPQMSLASNRVVLSSVGDGSKNEDDDDGATMETAVYEMKVINGRNGSSSSHRSSCKSTTRSINTSCTIYRPNLAHNSHAPSAGFVRVQTEQIVLLSKAKRKSLSMTAIVSVCFAVCWLPWCVTMLLMSFDIQVGGDKVHPLMVIFALLASLNSTTNPWIYLCFSSAVLQQVKHLVGMRSTIGGPDSLGGADADRPEPQTHHRTKRILFTRKAEPLKGTPLGTRPHPLFALQDQEIVRAGIRSEPNLSSHHRPNMKNPLPASNQNKSWTKT, encoded by the exons ATTCCTGACAGTAATGGCACGAAGGGCTCCTTAGATCTTAACTTTACCACCGATGGTGGTCCTGATTTCTCGCGAGATCAGGATTTAGCCACGGCCGAGGTCGTTGTTCAGGCGGTTATCTTTGTACTGGCCTTAGTGGGCAATGGCCTAGTCTTGGTGGCCTTGATCCGACAACTCCGACGGAAGCCTTCTTCTCGAATGTATCGCTTGATGTATCATCTGTCCATAGCTGACCTGTTGGTGGCCGTATTGAATGTCCTACCACAACTTATATGGGACATCACGCACAG GTTCCATGGACCCGATATATTGTGCCGATTGGTAAAGTTTGGTCAAGTGATGCCCATTTACCTTTCGTCATTCATTCTCACTCTAATGGCCGTGGATCGGGTCGGGGTCACCAAACGACATGGATCCGTGGAACCCAAGCCTTTGAGGCCATTGATCCAGGGGGTTTGGCTGGTGGCCATTCTCTGCGCCTTGCCACAGCCCTTCATTTTCTCTATCAAAGATATCGACGATAAGGGAATATACGATTGCTGGGCTGATTTTGGAGGGGAAAAATGGCTCGAGAAG GGCTACGTGGTAACCTTCCTTTTCACGGTATTCTTCTTGCCCTTTATTGTGATCACGAGCTCCTATTGCATCGTCACCTATCGCATCTGGAGCTACAGTCGTGCCACCCAAGGCTCCAAGGGCAGTCCCCAAATGAGTCTGGCCTCGAATCGAGTCGTTCTGAGCTCGGTGGGCGACGGGAGTAagaacgaggacgacgacgatggGGCCACCATGGAAACGGCCGTTTATGAGATGAAAGTGATCAACGGGCGGAACGGATCCTCATCTAGCCATCGGAGCTCATGCAAGTCGACCACCAGGTCCATCAACACCTCTTGCACCATCTATCGGCCTAATTTGGCTCATAACTCCCATGCCCCCTCGGCAGGCTTCGTCCGGGTGCAAACGGAACAGATCGTGCTGCTGTCCAAGGCCAAGCGCAAAAGCCTTAGTATGACAGCCATCGTGTCGGTGTGTTTCGCCGTTTGTTGGCTCCCTTGGTGCGTGACCATGTTGCTCATGTCTTTCGACATTCAGGTTGGAG GTGATAAAGTCCATCCCCTTATGGTCATCTTTGCTCTTTTGGCCTCCCTAAATTCCACGACCAACCCTTGGATCTATTTGTGCTTTAGCAGTGCCGTTCTCCAACAAGTAAAG CATTTAGTCGGGATGCGTTCCACTATAGGAGGTCCAGACTCTTTGGGTGGAGCAGATGCGGATCGTCCAGAGCCTCAAACCCATCATCGCACCAAACGGATCCTTTTTACCCGAAAAGCTGAACCTCTGAAAGGCACTCCCTTGGGAACTCGACCGCACCCACTCTTTGCCCTTCAAGACCAAGAGATTGTTCGTGCTGGGATCCGATCAGAACCTAATTTGAGCTCCCACCATCGGCCCAATATGAAAAATCCGCTTCCGGCTAGTAACCAGAACAAAAGTTGGACAAAGACCTGA